AGTGGGCGGTGGTGCGCTCCGTCCTGCCCGCGGCCAAGAACGGGCGCACGGGCCGACCGCGCACGCACGAGCTGCGCGAGGTCTGGAACGCGATCTTCTACCAGGCGCACAACGGCTGTACCTGG
This portion of the Longimicrobiaceae bacterium genome encodes:
- a CDS encoding transposase encodes the protein MARQPYPSDPTDAQWAVVRSVLPAAKNGRTGRPRTHELREVWNAIFYQAHNGCTW